One stretch of Deltaproteobacteria bacterium DNA includes these proteins:
- a CDS encoding polysaccharide deacetylase family protein produces MKKLLGLKIDVDTYVGMEKGVPSLLKVLAKSGFKATFYLSIGPDASGRAMLTLLRNPLFLKKMWRTNAVGLYGLKTALYGTLLPSPLIALSFPDLVKEIIAQGHEVQFHAWDHRRWQDDIDRHSAAWIGEWFARGVEGFIKLTGQAPTSFGAPAWLVDERVMEIVKAYNFLYLSCTRAKEPFIHEGCGLVEIPSDLPCLEEMGAERGADIIAGILQSGGMHVLPLHAEVEGGIRQDWFVKLMEKVVAMDYRAVPLGVIHAELAQETLPIRKYRIAMLAGRAAPCAI; encoded by the coding sequence TTGAAAAAACTGCTGGGCCTGAAGATTGATGTGGATACCTACGTGGGAATGGAAAAAGGTGTGCCTTCCCTCCTTAAGGTATTGGCAAAATCGGGCTTTAAAGCAACGTTCTACCTCAGTATCGGACCAGACGCCTCCGGTCGGGCGATGCTGACGCTCTTGCGCAACCCGCTTTTTTTGAAAAAGATGTGGCGCACCAACGCCGTTGGCCTCTATGGCCTGAAAACCGCCCTCTACGGGACCCTGCTGCCTTCGCCCCTCATTGCCCTTTCCTTCCCGGACCTGGTCAAGGAGATCATTGCGCAGGGTCACGAAGTACAGTTCCATGCCTGGGATCACCGGCGCTGGCAGGATGACATTGATCGCCATTCCGCCGCCTGGATCGGCGAGTGGTTTGCCCGGGGGGTGGAAGGATTCATCAAGCTGACCGGTCAGGCGCCGACGTCCTTCGGGGCGCCGGCCTGGTTGGTGGACGAGCGGGTTATGGAGATCGTGAAGGCTTACAATTTCTTATATTTAAGCTGCACCCGGGCTAAAGAACCGTTCATCCATGAAGGTTGCGGCCTCGTCGAGATACCTTCCGATTTGCCCTGTCTGGAGGAGATGGGTGCGGAGCGCGGCGCCGACATCATCGCCGGTATATTGCAGTCGGGGGGCATGCACGTCTTGCCCCTCCATGCCGAGGTGGAAGGCGGCATCCGGCAGGACTGGTTTGTTAAGCTAATGGAGAAGGTCGTGGCGATGGACTATCGGGCCGTACCCCTCGGCGTCATCCATGCCGAGCTGGCGCAGGAGACCCTGCCAATCCGCAAATACCGGATTGCGATGCTGGCCGGACGGGCCGCCCCCTGCGCCATTTGA
- a CDS encoding MoaD/ThiS family protein has protein sequence MAVKVHVHTTHTQFTDGLEIVATEGKTVAECLAQLIRQFPGMEKALFAKRDKLLNTVEIYVNNASAYPDELGKAVNDGDDIHLFVMLSGG, from the coding sequence ATGGCAGTCAAGGTGCACGTTCATACCACTCATACGCAATTTACCGATGGCCTGGAGATTGTTGCCACAGAAGGAAAAACAGTGGCCGAATGTCTGGCACAGCTAATCAGGCAGTTCCCCGGCATGGAGAAGGCGCTTTTTGCAAAAAGAGATAAACTGCTAAACACGGTTGAAATTTATGTAAATAATGCCAGCGCATACCCCGATGAACTCGGCAAGGCCGTTAACGATGGCGACGATATCCACCTTTTTGTCATGCTTTCGGGAGGATAG
- a CDS encoding hydantoinase B/oxoprolinase family protein, which translates to MGQTFDPITLEILWRRLISIVDEADGSVARTAFSSLLRDAHDYTCMFTDRKGRELAQGSFATPGQSGAMALGVKNLVNRFPVDYYQPGDAFITNDPWALAGHLNDVCVMSPIFYEGKLAAFTACVFHHSDIGGRVSSDNQDVFEEGLFIPVVKLYDRGVLNESVMDMIRWNVRTPDEVIGDIRSQIAANHVCADKICQMLKESGLASLDDLADQIISLTEKSMRKEIEKIPDGIYPAQGIVEQMKAKEDIIIQAKIEVKGSDISVDLTGSSGQVNWGGNVVYNFTYAYVFMAIKSMFAPDIPNNEGCAKPIRLRAPEGSVVNCKFPAAVAARLVVGHFITEVIYRGLSGVLPGSVIAGSGGTPAAMNVFYGKRKDGKPWHSVIIRGGGMGAGASNDGNYVYIFPANGANTPVEIFESDTPLIVEKRELLADSGGPGKMKGGLGKRELFRVPDDEYAPLPPVNLGIQAGRFVYAAEGLFDGKPGARAQFLVNGESGNAYGLTRLQPGDVVTIDAPGGGGYGNPLARDPEMVLSDVTEGYVSIASAGADYGVIINPETLAIDWPETNKARS; encoded by the coding sequence ATGGGGCAGACTTTCGATCCCATCACGTTAGAGATATTATGGCGCCGGCTTATTTCCATTGTAGATGAGGCTGACGGCAGCGTCGCCCGGACGGCCTTTTCGAGCCTGCTCCGGGATGCCCATGATTACACCTGCATGTTTACCGACCGGAAAGGACGGGAACTGGCCCAGGGTAGCTTTGCCACACCGGGCCAGTCAGGCGCCATGGCCCTGGGGGTCAAGAATCTCGTCAACCGGTTCCCCGTGGACTACTACCAACCCGGCGATGCCTTCATCACGAATGACCCCTGGGCACTGGCGGGCCATCTTAATGATGTCTGTGTCATGAGCCCCATCTTTTACGAGGGTAAACTGGCCGCCTTCACGGCCTGCGTTTTTCACCACTCCGACATCGGCGGCCGTGTATCGTCCGATAATCAGGATGTTTTTGAAGAAGGCTTGTTTATTCCCGTCGTGAAGCTCTATGACCGGGGAGTACTGAACGAGTCAGTCATGGATATGATCCGGTGGAATGTCCGGACGCCCGATGAGGTGATCGGGGATATCCGGTCGCAGATCGCGGCAAATCACGTCTGTGCGGATAAGATTTGCCAGATGCTCAAAGAAAGCGGCCTTGCCAGCCTCGATGACCTGGCGGACCAGATTATCAGCCTCACCGAGAAAAGCATGCGCAAGGAAATCGAGAAAATCCCTGACGGCATCTATCCGGCCCAAGGCATTGTCGAGCAGATGAAGGCCAAGGAAGACATTATTATTCAGGCCAAGATCGAGGTCAAGGGAAGCGACATCAGCGTGGACCTCACCGGCTCTTCGGGGCAGGTGAATTGGGGCGGCAACGTGGTTTATAATTTCACCTATGCCTATGTCTTCATGGCGATCAAGAGCATGTTTGCCCCCGATATCCCCAATAACGAAGGCTGCGCCAAGCCGATACGCCTGCGCGCCCCGGAGGGCAGCGTGGTCAACTGCAAATTTCCGGCCGCCGTGGCTGCACGTCTCGTGGTTGGTCATTTCATCACGGAAGTCATTTACCGGGGCCTTTCCGGTGTCCTGCCCGGCAGCGTCATTGCCGGATCAGGCGGCACGCCGGCGGCCATGAACGTGTTTTACGGGAAAAGGAAAGACGGTAAGCCCTGGCATTCCGTGATCATCCGGGGAGGCGGCATGGGGGCAGGCGCCAGCAATGACGGGAATTACGTCTACATCTTCCCGGCCAACGGCGCCAATACGCCCGTGGAGATCTTTGAAAGCGACACCCCGCTGATTGTGGAGAAGAGAGAACTGCTCGCCGATTCGGGCGGCCCCGGCAAGATGAAGGGCGGCCTCGGCAAAAGGGAACTATTCCGCGTGCCCGACGACGAATATGCCCCCCTCCCGCCCGTCAATCTGGGTATCCAGGCGGGCCGGTTTGTCTACGCGGCGGAAGGGCTTTTTGACGGCAAGCCCGGCGCCAGGGCACAGTTCCTGGTCAACGGAGAATCAGGTAATGCCTATGGATTAACGCGGTTGCAACCGGGCGACGTGGTGACCATTGACGCCCCCGGCGGCGGCGGCTACGGCAATCCGCTCGCCCGCGATCCCGAGATGGTGTTAAGCGATGTGACCGAGGGTTATGTCAGCATAGCAAGCGCCGGTGCCGACTATGGCGTTATCATCAACCCGGAGACACTGGCGATTGATTGGCCGGAGACCAATAAGGCGCGATCCTAG
- a CDS encoding hydantoinase/oxoprolinase family protein: MKDKHYRLGCDIGGTFTDFVLLNDQTGEIKTGKCLTTPGDPSDAVEEGIRELEKTAPDFIARLEELIHGTTLVINSIIERKGARTGLITTKGFRDILEIGREMRYAPYDVFAEFPQPLVPRRYRLEVDERVRSDGSVIKALDPEEARQTIRALLKMGVESIAVCLINSFENPTHELMLEEIIASEAPGVSVSISYRVLPQIKEYERTSTTVTNAYVKPLTGRYLSKLAGRLKSIGFQGKLFIMLSSGGVTSVETAAEFPVRIIESGPTAAVIAGQYYGKHFNISEMFCFDMGGTTAKSCLIQKGVAGVVPTFEVGRVQRFMKGSGITIQVPVVDLMEIGAGGGSIAKVSKMGTLQVGPESSGAAPGPICYGRGGTDPCVTDADLLLGYLDEKYFLGGGMKLDKEAARRGVEEKIAKPLGVSFIQAIWGIHDLINETMTGAAKTHIAEKGGNPRIVTISAFGGAGPVHAYGLAKKLGAPRMLIPPNAGVGSAMGFFTAPRAFDLLRSHKVSLSGVAFPEIEAIFRGLEAEAAKILKKEAADDIIRYERSLDMRFVGQGAEINVPVPAGDFTKLQRTDVRRLFDDVYEKLYGRTYPESEVEFINFKVRASLPERLLQLPKLAVTKGQTLSKAIKGKRQAYSPLAKDFIPYTVYDRYQLFPGAQFQGPAIIEEKESTLIVGEDARATTDEFGFLWIDLKEV, from the coding sequence ATGAAAGACAAGCATTACCGGCTGGGCTGTGACATCGGCGGCACGTTTACCGACTTTGTCCTGCTGAACGATCAAACCGGGGAGATCAAGACCGGCAAGTGCCTGACCACTCCTGGTGATCCCTCCGATGCCGTGGAAGAGGGGATCAGAGAGCTGGAAAAGACGGCGCCGGACTTTATCGCCCGGTTGGAGGAGCTGATTCATGGCACAACCTTAGTCATCAATTCCATCATCGAGAGAAAGGGCGCCCGGACAGGGCTCATCACGACCAAGGGCTTCCGGGACATCCTGGAAATTGGCCGCGAGATGCGCTACGCCCCCTATGACGTATTTGCCGAGTTTCCCCAGCCGCTGGTTCCCAGAAGGTATCGCCTGGAAGTGGACGAGAGGGTCCGCAGCGATGGGAGCGTTATCAAAGCCCTGGACCCGGAAGAAGCAAGACAGACCATCCGCGCCCTCCTCAAGATGGGTGTCGAGTCTATTGCCGTCTGTCTCATTAACTCCTTTGAAAATCCAACCCATGAGCTGATGCTCGAAGAGATCATCGCGAGTGAAGCGCCAGGGGTTTCCGTGTCGATTTCCTACCGCGTACTGCCGCAGATCAAGGAGTATGAGAGAACCTCTACCACCGTTACCAATGCCTACGTCAAGCCCCTGACGGGGCGATATCTGTCCAAGCTGGCCGGCCGGCTGAAGTCCATCGGCTTTCAGGGCAAGCTCTTTATCATGCTTTCGAGCGGTGGGGTGACATCGGTTGAAACGGCGGCCGAGTTTCCCGTCCGCATCATCGAGTCGGGACCGACCGCGGCGGTCATTGCCGGCCAATACTATGGCAAGCACTTCAATATCTCGGAGATGTTCTGTTTCGATATGGGGGGCACGACGGCCAAGTCCTGCCTGATCCAGAAAGGCGTCGCCGGCGTTGTGCCGACCTTCGAGGTCGGACGTGTCCAGCGTTTCATGAAGGGCAGTGGTATCACTATCCAGGTGCCGGTTGTTGATTTGATGGAGATCGGAGCGGGCGGCGGCAGCATCGCGAAGGTAAGCAAGATGGGCACGCTGCAGGTGGGGCCGGAAAGTTCCGGCGCGGCGCCCGGACCCATCTGTTACGGGAGAGGGGGAACTGATCCCTGCGTGACCGATGCCGATCTGCTGCTTGGTTATTTGGACGAGAAATATTTCCTCGGCGGCGGGATGAAGTTAGACAAGGAGGCGGCCCGGCGCGGCGTGGAAGAAAAAATTGCCAAGCCACTCGGAGTTTCCTTTATCCAGGCTATCTGGGGGATCCATGATCTCATCAACGAGACGATGACGGGGGCCGCCAAGACGCATATTGCGGAAAAAGGCGGAAACCCGAGGATCGTAACGATATCCGCCTTTGGCGGGGCAGGTCCGGTTCACGCCTACGGTCTGGCGAAGAAACTCGGCGCCCCCCGGATGCTGATCCCGCCGAATGCCGGGGTTGGTTCGGCCATGGGCTTTTTCACCGCCCCCCGGGCCTTTGACCTCCTCCGCAGCCACAAGGTTTCCCTGTCCGGCGTCGCCTTTCCGGAGATAGAGGCCATCTTCCGGGGGCTGGAGGCGGAGGCGGCGAAAATACTCAAGAAGGAAGCCGCCGACGATATTATCCGCTATGAACGATCTCTCGACATGCGCTTTGTGGGACAGGGGGCGGAGATCAATGTTCCTGTGCCGGCCGGTGACTTCACTAAACTCCAGCGAACGGACGTGCGGAGATTATTCGACGATGTCTATGAGAAGCTCTACGGCCGGACCTATCCGGAATCGGAGGTGGAGTTCATCAATTTCAAGGTGCGGGCCAGCCTGCCGGAGCGGCTCCTGCAACTGCCCAAACTTGCGGTAACTAAAGGGCAGACGTTAAGCAAGGCGATTAAGGGAAAACGCCAGGCCTACTCGCCGCTGGCTAAGGATTTTATCCCCTATACGGTTTACGATCGTTATCAACTCTTTCCCGGCGCTCAGTTTCAAGGTCCGGCCATTATCGAAGAGAAGGAGTCAACCCTCATTGTGGGCGAGGATGCCCGCGCAACGACGGATGAGTTCGGATTTCTGTGGATTGATCTTAAGGAGGTATGA
- a CDS encoding methylmalonyl-CoA mutase family protein → MGVAKYTKDAKGQITDVTLQSGIHVKPFYGPGDLERVGFSYEKDLADPGAYPFTRAIHRQGYRSRAWTTRQYTGFGTSYETNERFKLMIAHGQTGLNVAFDLPTQMGYDSDDPMAEGEVGRVGMAVDSLRDFEVAFKDINLAEIGSGLTINAVASIMLAMYQAVAEKYGYDAKVISATPQNDILKEMIGRGAWVFPVEPAVKLIGDTIEYSMTTMPRTNPVSICGYHIRESGATPAQEIGYAILIANAYIDNVLPRGYDVDEFVGRFSFNFNVFGNIWEQVAKFRAARKLWARNLKEKYGVKKEANMFMRGLFGGGGYGLTKAQPENNIMRGAYYALSAALAGAQTTALCSYDEAYTIPTPHSAVISLRTLQLLMDEIGLRDTVDPLAGSYFIETLTKEMEGKIEEEMAKIEKVGGIVPAVATGYIQKLVSQQAYEFEKGIQSGELLKVGVNIYTEGESKDVELHEYTGETAEKQIEELRRVKRERDQRETTRTLQELEKATRAGKNVMPYLVGCCKAYATVGEMTSIFRNVFGEFAEPGLF, encoded by the coding sequence CCGATCCCGGCGCCTACCCCTTTACGCGGGCCATCCATCGCCAGGGCTACCGCAGCCGGGCCTGGACAACTCGACAATACACGGGTTTCGGGACGTCCTACGAGACGAACGAACGTTTCAAATTGATGATCGCCCACGGCCAGACAGGTTTGAACGTAGCCTTTGATCTGCCCACCCAGATGGGCTATGACTCTGATGACCCCATGGCGGAAGGAGAGGTGGGGCGTGTGGGCATGGCGGTTGATTCCCTGCGCGACTTTGAAGTCGCCTTCAAGGACATCAATCTGGCCGAGATCGGCTCCGGTTTGACCATCAACGCCGTGGCCTCGATTATGCTGGCCATGTACCAGGCCGTGGCCGAAAAGTACGGCTATGACGCCAAGGTGATTTCCGCGACGCCGCAAAACGATATCTTGAAGGAAATGATCGGCCGGGGGGCCTGGGTTTTCCCCGTTGAGCCGGCGGTGAAGCTTATCGGCGATACCATCGAATATTCCATGACCACCATGCCGCGCACCAATCCGGTTTCCATCTGCGGGTATCACATCCGGGAATCGGGGGCTACTCCCGCGCAGGAGATCGGCTATGCCATTTTGATTGCCAATGCCTACATTGATAATGTCCTGCCGCGCGGCTATGATGTTGACGAATTTGTGGGCCGGTTCTCCTTTAATTTTAATGTCTTCGGCAATATCTGGGAACAGGTAGCGAAGTTCCGGGCCGCCCGGAAACTCTGGGCGAGGAACCTGAAAGAAAAATACGGCGTCAAGAAGGAAGCCAACATGTTCATGCGCGGGCTCTTCGGCGGCGGCGGCTACGGCCTTACCAAGGCGCAGCCCGAGAACAACATCATGCGCGGCGCCTATTACGCCCTCTCCGCTGCCCTGGCCGGGGCTCAGACTACCGCCCTGTGCAGCTACGACGAGGCCTATACCATTCCGACCCCCCACTCGGCCGTTATCTCGCTGCGGACCCTGCAGCTCCTCATGGACGAGATCGGCCTGCGGGATACCGTTGATCCGCTGGCGGGAAGCTACTTTATCGAGACGCTGACGAAGGAGATGGAAGGGAAGATCGAGGAGGAAATGGCAAAAATCGAGAAGGTGGGCGGGATTGTCCCGGCAGTCGCCACGGGCTATATCCAAAAGCTTGTCTCTCAGCAGGCCTACGAATTCGAAAAGGGAATCCAGTCCGGGGAGCTCCTCAAGGTGGGCGTCAATATCTATACCGAGGGAGAGTCGAAGGACGTGGAACTGCACGAATATACCGGGGAGACAGCCGAGAAGCAGATTGAGGAATTAAGGCGGGTCAAGCGGGAACGCGACCAGCGCGAGACGACCCGCACCCTTCAGGAGCTGGAGAAAGCGACCCGGGCGGGCAAAAACGTCATGCCCTATCTGGTAGGTTGCTGCAAGGCCTACGCTACGGTAGGCGAGATGACAAGTATTTTCCGGAATGTATTTGGGGAGTTTGCAGAACCGGGTTTATTTTAG